One stretch of Gouania willdenowi chromosome 16, fGouWil2.1, whole genome shotgun sequence DNA includes these proteins:
- the cfap418 gene encoding cilia- and flagella-associated protein 418 — MADDDLDDLLDEVEKTFCRNVCVRGESSAVDKPTKVTDGQRTHSASKHKELKSSITDDIDALLDEFMDEDYCDTSQTKITQFSDGTHEKKKKNHSSDAGGRKCCPVFLGGSSLINGIGTSTSKRSCDQLRCISCDFRVMTFEDSEWDPSCDYLFLRNNMPDHQKLRAKLRRRRGIRAYACQCSWFSSEEPMDVRERPQLRWVCGKHQD; from the exons ATGGCCGACGATGATTTGGACGACCTGCTGGATGAAGTAGAAAAAACGTTTTGTCGTAATGTATGTGTTCGCGGGGAGTCGAGCGCGGTTGATAAACCCACTAAAGTCACGGACGGACAGAGAACACACAG TGCATCAAAACATAAGGAGCTGAAAAGCAGCATCACTGACGATATTGATGCTCTTTTGGACGAGTTCATGGATGAGGATTACTGTGATACATCTCAAACAAAG ataACACAGTTTTCTGATGGAACAcatgagaaaaagaagaagaatcattCCTCTGATGCTGGAGGAAGAAA GTGCTGTCCTGTGTTTCTCGGGGGAAGCTCACTCATTAATGGCATTGGAACCAGCACGTCCAAAAG GTCATGTGACCAGCTGAGGTGCATCTCCTGCGACTTCCGGGTAATGACGTTTGAAGACAGTGAGTGGGATCCTTCCTGTGACTACCTGTTCCTCAG GAATAACATGCCGGACCATCAGAAGCTCCGTGCTAAattgaggaggaggagaggtaTCCGTGCGTATGCCTGTCAGTGCAGCTGGTTTTCCTCAGAGGAACCCATGGACGTCAGGGAGCGACCGCAGCTCAGATGGGTCTGTGGAAAACACCAGGACTGA
- the cd83 gene encoding CD83 antigen: MSVQLFAVEFFLCFLFLWGFTAGEDAEMIPASPGNSCILKCTAKCKPGVQYLRVRWYRVGQEETHYGLLTKTLPNGMTKLYVNVDREVKFVGDSYDMILSNVSCSDQALFACYLSAPVGEQNQEGRVQLNLKGCPDIQPKNEPKKNYLLIIIPTIVLITLLAILCGLLKIISKKGTKTFMKTTVEKIISLNAPLKPLNPEDLKLIHTLGLKAPQMNV; encoded by the exons ATGTCTGTTCAACTCTTTGCTGTGGAGTTCTTCCTGT GCTTCCTCTTCTTATGGGGCTTTACTGCAGGAGAGGATGCTGAGATGATCCCAGCATCTCCTGGGAACAGTTGCATTCTTAAATGCACTGCTAAATGTAAACCTGGTGTCCAGTACTTGAGAGTGAGATGGTACAGA GTTGGACAGGAAGAAACCCATTATGGTCTGCTAACAAAAACCCTCCCCAACGGTATGACAAAACTGTACGTTAATGTGGACCGAGAAGTAAAGTTTGTGGGCGATTCCTATGACATGATCCTGTCCAACGTGAGCTGCAGTGACCAGGCTTTGTTTGCCTGTTACCTCTCGGCACCTGTGGGGGAGCAAAACCAGGAAGGACGGGTTCAACTCAATCTAAAAG gATGTCCTGATATTCAGCCAAAAAATGAGCCTAAGAAGAATTATTTGCTGATTATCATTCCTACAATCGTGCTAATAACACTTCTAGCAATACTCTGT GGTTTATTGAAGATTATCTCAAAAAAAGGAACCAAGACATTTATGAAAACAACTGtggaaaaaattatttcattaaatGCACCACTTAAACCACTCAACCCAGAGGACTTAAAGCTGATTCATACTTTAGGCCTCAAAGCACCCCAGATGAATGTTTGA